In Chloroflexota bacterium, the genomic window CTATAAAGGCACTCAAACTCATATGCAGCAAAATAGCTGATGCGGTTCTCGAAGGTAAGATGATTAAGGAGACCGGCGAAATGGGAACCATTGAACTAGCTCCTGTAGATACGGAACGCACCCAATTAATGGAACCCCATATTTTTGCACCTGACGAAGATGAATAGCGAGGCAGTGATGCCTTATCCTACATAGCAAGAGGAGGTAGAATTGCAAGTTTCAACTACAGCGATAAAGGAGCTTAGGGGAAAAACCGGTGCTGGTGTTATAGACTGTAAAAAGGCTCTCCTCGAAGCAGAAGGAAACTTGGAAAAGGCAGCCGATATTCTCAACCAGCGCGGACTGGCCTTGGCTCGAAAAAAGGCTGACCGTGCCGCAGACCAAGGAATAATCGAAGCTTATGTCCACCAAGGAGGCCAGATTGCAGCATTAATTGAAATCAACTGTGAGACCGATTTTGTTTCCCGCACTGACGAATTCAAAGAGTTAGCCCATGACCTAGCTCTGCAAATAACCGCTATGTCCCCAAGATTCATTTCTCCAGAAGACATGCCACAAGAAACAGACACAGACCTTCAAACAGCTTGCCTCCTGCTCCAACCCTTCATCAAAGACCCCAACAAGACCGTCCAAGACATCATCACTGAAACGATAGCCAAGGTTGGTGAGAATATCAAAATACGCAGATTCGTCAGATTCGAACTAGGTTATTAGAAGTGGCAACAAAAAAGCCCAAATACAAGCGTGTCTTGCTCAAGCTGAGTGGAGAAGCGCTCATGGGAAAGAAAAGGTTTGGCATTGACCGTTCAATACTGACACGTGTAGCCCGGCAAATAAAACAAATAATTGAGCAAGAAGTTGAGGTAGCTATAGTCGTCGGAGGAGGCAATTTCTGGCGAGGCACTGGTGGTGAAGCCAAAGGAATGGATCGAGCCACAGCTGACTATGCTGGGATGTTAGCTACGATGATCAATGCCCTGGTCCTTCAAGATTCGTTAGAAAGCGAAGGAATAATTACTAGAACTCAATCAGCCATTACCATGCATGCTGTAGCCGAGCCGTATATACGTCGTCGTGCCATCCGACACCTAGAAAAGGGGAGGGTGGTTATTTTCGCCGGAGGTACAGGAAATCCCTACATGACTACCGATACTGCTGCGGCACTGCGAGCCATTGAAGTCGGAGCCGAAGTCCTTCTTGTAGCCAAAAACAGAGTCGATGGTGTTTACGATTCTGATCCTCTCAGAAATCCAAAGGCAAAGAAATTTTACCATTTAACCCACAAAGATGCCCTAAACTTACGCCTCCAGGTAATGGATAGCACTGCTTTCTCTCTATGTCGGGACAATAAGCTTCCCATAATAATTTTCGACCTACAAGGAAAACAGAGTATAGAGCGTGCCATCTTTGGAGAACACGTCGGTACCTTTGTCACTAACGAGGAAGAGAGATGATCGAGCAAATACTCACCGAAATCAATGGTAAAATGCAAAAGGCTGCCGATGCTTTAACCCGAGACCTGGCAGCTATTCGCACAGGACGTGCATCACCGGCCTTGGTTGAGCATATCAAAGCTGACTATCACGGTGTCCTCACTCCGATCAACCAGATGGCTTCTATCTCAATACCTGAAGCAAAGATGATACTCATCCAACCATGGGACCGCAGTTCAACCCGCAGTATCGAGAAAGCTATTCTCACGTCTGACCTCGGCCTAAATCCAACAAGCGATAGCAACGTCATACGCATACCTGTTCCACCCCTCACCGAAGAACGACGTAAGGAGTTAACCAGAGTAGTTCACAAAAGGTTAGAGGAGGCAAGGATTGCGCTTCGTAACCTAAGACGGGAAGGCATCGAAAGACTGAGGCAGTCAGAAAAAAATAAAGAAATATCCCAAGATCAATACACACGTGCTTCTGAACAACTGCAAAAACTCACCGATAACTTCATAGACAAGGTCAACGATATAGGAAAAGCCAAAGAAACAGAGATAATGGAGGTCTAAAACTCCGAAACCCGCATGCCCATGTTTTCAAGGGAGTAAATCCACACATAAAACATCATGCCAGCCTCAAAAAGCTCCGCCAACATTCAGTATTCCTCACTACATCCACTGCTACCTAAGGCACTTAGAGCCCAAGAATAAACATGCTCAGGTATAGAATTCTCACTGCCATTGTCGGACTACCACTCGTTATTGCCATAATCTGGTTTGGTGAACCCTGGTTTACCCTCATGATAGCTGTTATGGCCGCACTTGGTAGCCTGGAATTTTATCGAATGGCTAGCCAGTCAAAAATACAGCCGCTCACCTATTTCGGTATGGCTTGGGTACTACTTATAGTCCTAAGCCCTCATTGCCCATATCCTGTTGCAGCACCTTTCCTCATCACCTCAGCCATAGTTGTCTCGCTAATCTGGCTTTTGCTTAAATCTCCGCGGGAAGAGGCTTTCACTAATTGGGCATGGACAATGACAGGGATCCTTTATATAGGCTGGATGCTCAACCACTGGGTCGAACTCAGAAGCTTGGAGGCTGGCAAAGTGTTGGTATTTTGGGCTATGTTCACTACATTCGCTAGTGATACCAGTGCCTTTTTTGTCGGCAGAACTTGGGGTAAACACGCTCTAGCACCATCCATAAGCCCAGGCAAAACTTGGGAAGGAGCCATAGGTGGACTATTGACCAGCATTGTGGCCTCCCTAATTCTCAGCAT contains:
- a CDS encoding ribosome recycling factor, which encodes MIEQILTEINGKMQKAADALTRDLAAIRTGRASPALVEHIKADYHGVLTPINQMASISIPEAKMILIQPWDRSSTRSIEKAILTSDLGLNPTSDSNVIRIPVPPLTEERRKELTRVVHKRLEEARIALRNLRREGIERLRQSEKNKEISQDQYTRASEQLQKLTDNFIDKVNDIGKAKETEIMEV
- a CDS encoding UMP kinase; its protein translation is MATKKPKYKRVLLKLSGEALMGKKRFGIDRSILTRVARQIKQIIEQEVEVAIVVGGGNFWRGTGGEAKGMDRATADYAGMLATMINALVLQDSLESEGIITRTQSAITMHAVAEPYIRRRAIRHLEKGRVVIFAGGTGNPYMTTDTAAALRAIEVGAEVLLVAKNRVDGVYDSDPLRNPKAKKFYHLTHKDALNLRLQVMDSTAFSLCRDNKLPIIIFDLQGKQSIERAIFGEHVGTFVTNEEER
- a CDS encoding elongation factor Ts, giving the protein MQVSTTAIKELRGKTGAGVIDCKKALLEAEGNLEKAADILNQRGLALARKKADRAADQGIIEAYVHQGGQIAALIEINCETDFVSRTDEFKELAHDLALQITAMSPRFISPEDMPQETDTDLQTACLLLQPFIKDPNKTVQDIITETIAKVGENIKIRRFVRFELGY
- a CDS encoding phosphatidate cytidylyltransferase produces the protein MLRYRILTAIVGLPLVIAIIWFGEPWFTLMIAVMAALGSLEFYRMASQSKIQPLTYFGMAWVLLIVLSPHCPYPVAAPFLITSAIVVSLIWLLLKSPREEAFTNWAWTMTGILYIGWMLNHWVELRSLEAGKVLVFWAMFTTFASDTSAFFVGRTWGKHALAPSISPGKTWEGAIGGLLTSIVASLILSIIFPLPFSYWQTALLGCVISLFAQLGDLAESLLKRNTGVKDAGKLIPGHGGILDRIDSLIFTGAIVYYCVILATL